In Romboutsia lituseburensis, a genomic segment contains:
- a CDS encoding TIGR03960 family B12-binding radical SAM protein, with translation MNKVDLKRILKKVEKPARYLGNEINSVHKDTSNKDLIRYAHCFPDLYEVGMSHLGSHILYDVINKDEDVFCERVYSPAVDMENMMRERNIPMFALESRQAITNFDFVTFTLQYELSYTNLLNILDLANIPLLREERKSEDPFILVGGPCAYNVEPLADFVDIAILGEGEEVNLEVVQAYKEWKKNKTTREDFLLKIASIEGVYIPSFYDVEYNEDGTIKSVVPNRDGVPANPHKRIIKNMEEVQYPEKLIVPFIDTVHNRIVLELFRGCTRGCRFCQAGMIYRPIREKSVDRLKEILENLVKNTGYDEISLSSLSTSDYSQLEELTDYLVNEYTPRNIGISLPSLRLDNFSMEIAEKIQQVRKSGLTFAPEAGTQRLRDVINKGVSETDLSNATRKAFEMGWNSVKLYFMIGLPTETYDDLDGIAKLAYDVIDTYRDVNGGKLRRAFGVTVSTSTFVPKPFTPFQWHGQDTTEEVVEKQRHLVKKLKNKDIKYNYHDSKTSLMEAVIARGDRRLGKVIYDAFKLGAKFDGWSEYFNLDIWKEAMAKNGLEIEFYANRERDYEEVFPWDHIDVGVTKKFLIRENEKATKETVTPDCRHKCNACGINAHNIGRGMC, from the coding sequence ATGAATAAGGTAGACTTAAAAAGAATTTTAAAGAAGGTTGAAAAGCCTGCTAGGTATCTTGGAAACGAGATAAACTCAGTACATAAAGATACGTCAAATAAAGATTTAATAAGATATGCTCATTGTTTCCCAGACTTATATGAAGTTGGTATGAGTCATTTAGGAAGTCATATATTATATGATGTAATAAATAAGGATGAAGATGTATTTTGTGAAAGAGTATATTCTCCGGCAGTAGATATGGAGAATATGATGAGAGAAAGAAATATACCAATGTTTGCTTTAGAGTCAAGACAAGCTATAACTAATTTTGACTTTGTTACATTTACATTACAGTATGAGCTTTCATATACAAATTTACTTAATATATTAGATTTAGCTAATATACCATTATTAAGAGAAGAAAGAAAATCAGAAGATCCTTTTATATTAGTTGGAGGTCCTTGTGCATATAATGTAGAGCCTTTAGCTGATTTTGTAGATATAGCAATATTAGGTGAAGGTGAAGAAGTAAACTTAGAAGTAGTACAAGCATATAAAGAGTGGAAGAAAAATAAAACTACTAGAGAAGACTTTTTATTAAAAATAGCTTCAATAGAGGGTGTTTATATACCTAGTTTCTATGATGTAGAATACAACGAAGATGGGACTATAAAATCTGTAGTACCTAACAGAGACGGTGTACCTGCAAATCCACATAAAAGAATAATAAAAAATATGGAAGAAGTTCAATATCCTGAAAAATTAATAGTACCATTTATAGATACAGTGCATAATAGAATAGTTCTTGAGTTATTTAGAGGATGTACAAGAGGATGTAGATTCTGTCAAGCTGGTATGATTTATAGACCAATAAGAGAAAAAAGTGTAGATAGATTAAAAGAAATATTAGAAAATCTAGTTAAAAACACTGGATATGATGAAATATCATTATCTTCATTAAGTACAAGTGACTATAGTCAATTAGAGGAACTTACAGACTATTTAGTAAATGAATATACGCCAAGAAATATCGGTATATCTTTACCATCTTTAAGACTTGATAATTTCTCAATGGAAATCGCAGAAAAAATACAACAAGTAAGAAAATCAGGTCTTACATTTGCACCAGAAGCGGGAACTCAAAGATTAAGAGATGTTATAAACAAAGGTGTAAGTGAAACTGATTTATCAAATGCTACAAGAAAAGCATTTGAAATGGGATGGAATAGTGTTAAATTATACTTTATGATAGGTCTTCCTACAGAAACTTATGATGACTTAGATGGTATAGCTAAGCTTGCATATGATGTTATAGATACTTATAGAGACGTTAATGGAGGAAAGTTAAGAAGAGCTTTTGGTGTAACAGTTAGTACATCTACATTTGTTCCTAAACCATTTACACCTTTCCAATGGCATGGTCAAGATACTACAGAAGAAGTGGTCGAAAAACAAAGACACTTAGTTAAAAAGTTAAAAAATAAAGATATAAAATATAACTACCATGATTCTAAAACAAGTTTAATGGAAGCTGTAATAGCTAGAGGAGACAGAAGACTAGGTAAAGTTATATATGATGCATTTAAACTAGGTGCTAAATTTGATGGATGGTCAGAGTACTTCAATTTAGATATATGGAAAGAAGCTATGGCTAAAAACGGATTAGAAATAGAATTCTATGCAAATAGAGAAAGAGATTACGAAGAAGTATTCCCATGGGATCATATAGATGTAGGGGTTACTAAGAAATTCTTAATAAGAGAAAATGAAAAAGCTACAAAAGAAACAGTTACTCCTGATTGTAGACATAAGTGTAATGCATGTGGTATTAATGCACACAACATTGGAAGGGGGATGTGTTAA
- a CDS encoding Rne/Rng family ribonuclease, translating into MKKIVIESLISSQKTAILEDDNLTEVFIEDNKKSKTVSNIYRGIVKKVLPGIEACFIDVGLEKLAYLQLKKDNNIKAGQEILVQINKEEIGSKGAKLNLEISLAGRYLVYIPSNDRITISNKIRDEKERFRLKKIAKSISKDNSGLIIRTESVGCSKEDLENDINELHIKYENILKEYKLGMGPKLLYKELDFSSKYIKDNINEDIELIVVNNKDKYDELKDILKSIKKEYIEKLKLEENKDIFNLYKVDSQIEKALNKKVWLKSGGYLIIEKTEALTVIDVNTGKFTGNLKLEDTVYKTNIEAAIEIARQLKLRDIGGIIIIDFIDMHKDKHKKELLKILDNEMSKDKRKYEVLGITRLGLVEVARRREKDSLAKYYLEECNECKNTGFIKSINSVIDNIEKEIIRIKEHTTYKNITIKTSTYIYKEIKKNFEYIIEKISIKYDVLIKIEEDEKINSEKINIIYNS; encoded by the coding sequence ATGAAAAAAATAGTAATAGAATCGCTTATTTCATCTCAAAAGACAGCAATATTAGAAGATGATAACCTTACAGAAGTTTTTATAGAAGATAATAAAAAAAGTAAAACTGTATCTAATATATATAGAGGAATTGTAAAAAAGGTATTACCAGGAATAGAGGCTTGTTTTATTGATGTAGGTCTTGAAAAATTAGCTTATCTTCAATTGAAAAAAGACAATAATATAAAAGCTGGACAAGAAATTTTGGTGCAAATAAATAAAGAAGAAATAGGTAGTAAAGGAGCTAAATTAAATTTAGAAATAAGCCTAGCTGGAAGATATTTAGTTTATATACCTTCAAATGATAGAATTACAATATCAAATAAAATAAGGGATGAAAAAGAAAGATTTAGATTAAAAAAAATAGCTAAAAGTATAAGTAAAGATAATTCTGGTCTTATAATAAGAACAGAATCAGTAGGGTGTAGCAAAGAAGACTTAGAAAATGATATAAATGAATTGCATATTAAATATGAAAATATATTAAAAGAGTATAAGCTAGGAATGGGTCCTAAATTATTATACAAAGAATTGGATTTTTCTAGTAAGTATATAAAAGATAATATAAACGAAGATATAGAATTGATAGTAGTTAATAATAAAGATAAATATGATGAATTAAAAGATATATTAAAAAGCATAAAAAAAGAGTATATAGAAAAGTTGAAACTAGAGGAAAATAAGGATATATTTAATTTATATAAAGTTGACTCACAAATAGAAAAAGCCTTAAATAAAAAAGTATGGCTAAAAAGTGGTGGATATTTGATAATAGAAAAAACAGAAGCTTTAACCGTAATAGATGTTAATACAGGAAAATTTACGGGAAATTTAAAGTTAGAAGACACTGTATACAAAACTAATATAGAAGCTGCAATAGAAATAGCTAGACAACTGAAGCTTAGAGATATAGGCGGTATAATAATAATAGATTTTATAGATATGCATAAAGATAAACATAAAAAAGAATTATTAAAGATATTAGATAATGAAATGTCAAAAGATAAACGAAAGTATGAAGTATTAGGTATAACTAGGTTAGGTCTTGTAGAAGTCGCAAGAAGAAGGGAAAAAGATTCACTAGCTAAATATTATTTAGAAGAATGTAATGAATGTAAAAACACTGGGTTTATAAAGTCTATAAATTCTGTGATTGATAATATAGAAAAAGAGATTATTAGAATAAAAGAACATACAACTTATAAAAATATAACTATAAAAACAAGTACATATATATATAAAGAAATTAAGAAAAATTTTGAGTATATAATTGAAAAAATAAGCATAAAATATGATGTTTTAATAAAAATAGAAGAAGATGAAAAAATAAATTCTGAAAAAATAAATATAATTTATAATAGTTAG
- the obgE gene encoding GTPase ObgE yields MFIDKARIFVKAGNGGNGAVGFRKEKYVPAGGPDGGDGGNGASIIFEVDLGLRTLMDFKYQRKYAAEPGGDGTKGRRAGKNGEDLLLKVPAGTIIRDEATGLVLADLKQEGDRAVIARGGRGGKGNQHFANAVRQAPAFAKSGTDGQERWITLELKMIADVGLLGFPNVGKSTFLSVVTKAKPKIANYHFTTLTPNLGVVQTKFGESFVLADIPGLIEGAAEGIGLGHDFLRHVERTKVLIHIVDISGLEGRDALEDFDKINDELKMYNEKLSTRPQVVVANKIDILEDESVFEDFKNELESRGYKVFKMSAATRQGIDDVIAYVTQLLQEAEEIELVSEEEMYRPELDIQEEEGLSVEIEDGVYVVTGKALRRIMYSVNFDDMESLQFFQNSMENQGVFDKLREMGIEDGDTVRIYELEFEFYN; encoded by the coding sequence TTGTTTATAGATAAAGCTAGAATATTTGTTAAAGCTGGAAACGGTGGAAATGGTGCGGTAGGTTTTAGAAAAGAAAAATATGTTCCAGCTGGTGGTCCAGACGGTGGAGACGGTGGAAATGGTGCAAGTATAATATTTGAAGTTGACTTAGGTCTTAGAACTTTAATGGACTTCAAGTATCAAAGAAAATATGCAGCAGAGCCAGGTGGAGATGGTACAAAAGGAAGAAGAGCAGGTAAAAATGGAGAAGATTTATTACTTAAAGTACCTGCTGGAACAATAATAAGAGATGAAGCAACAGGTTTAGTACTTGCAGATTTAAAGCAAGAAGGAGATAGAGCTGTTATTGCTAGAGGTGGTAGAGGTGGAAAAGGAAACCAACATTTTGCCAATGCTGTAAGACAAGCTCCTGCTTTTGCAAAATCAGGAACTGATGGACAAGAAAGATGGATAACTTTAGAGCTTAAGATGATAGCAGATGTAGGTCTGTTAGGATTCCCTAATGTTGGTAAATCAACTTTCTTATCTGTTGTTACTAAAGCTAAACCAAAGATAGCTAACTATCATTTTACAACGTTAACTCCTAATTTAGGTGTTGTACAAACAAAGTTTGGAGAAAGCTTCGTATTAGCTGATATACCTGGATTAATAGAAGGGGCAGCAGAAGGAATTGGTCTTGGCCATGACTTCTTAAGACACGTTGAAAGAACTAAAGTTTTAATACATATAGTTGATATATCTGGACTAGAAGGTAGAGATGCTTTAGAAGATTTTGATAAAATAAATGATGAACTTAAGATGTATAATGAAAAATTATCAACTAGACCACAAGTAGTAGTAGCTAATAAAATTGATATATTAGAAGATGAAAGTGTATTTGAAGATTTTAAAAATGAATTAGAATCTAGAGGATATAAAGTATTTAAAATGTCTGCAGCTACTCGTCAAGGAATAGATGATGTAATTGCTTATGTAACTCAGTTATTACAAGAAGCAGAAGAAATCGAGCTAGTTTCAGAAGAAGAAATGTATAGACCTGAATTAGATATACAAGAAGAAGAAGGTTTAAGTGTAGAAATAGAAGATGGAGTATATGTTGTTACTGGTAAGGCACTTAGAAGAATTATGTACTCTGTTAATTTTGACGATATGGAATCTCTTCAATTCTTCCAAAACTCTATGGAAAATCAAGGTGTATTTGATAAGTTAAGAGAAATGGGAATAGAAGATGGAGATACAGTTAGAATTTACGAATTAGAATTTGAATTCTACAATTAA
- a CDS encoding TIGR03936 family radical SAM-associated protein, producing the protein MSKIIRTKFNKEGDMIYISHLDLQQLLQRAFRRAEIELVHSQGYNPHPKISYGNALALGTESQGEYVDVEIEEDLSVEEYLKRMNEQLPKGIEFITAMEITKQTPSLASTIEFGEYIYTLELEKPLTKEFIKSKILDFMSQDEIIITKKNKKGKLVESDIRPMIRQFDILDLTEDTLTIEAMIATGSKANLNNSVFIPKILEMLDIEMDPLDVDILRRDLYVIDGEELVSPM; encoded by the coding sequence ATGAGTAAAATAATAAGAACTAAATTCAACAAAGAGGGAGATATGATATATATATCACACCTAGATTTACAACAACTTTTACAAAGAGCTTTTAGAAGAGCTGAAATAGAGTTAGTTCATTCTCAAGGATACAATCCTCACCCTAAGATAAGTTATGGAAATGCACTAGCTTTAGGAACAGAGAGTCAAGGAGAATATGTAGACGTTGAGATAGAAGAGGATTTAAGTGTTGAAGAATATTTAAAGAGAATGAATGAACAATTACCAAAAGGAATTGAATTCATTACTGCTATGGAAATAACTAAGCAAACACCTTCTTTAGCATCTACTATAGAATTTGGAGAATATATATACACTCTAGAATTAGAGAAGCCTTTAACTAAGGAATTCATAAAATCTAAAATTTTAGATTTTATGAGTCAAGATGAAATAATTATAACTAAGAAGAATAAAAAAGGTAAACTAGTAGAATCTGATATAAGACCTATGATAAGACAATTTGATATATTAGATTTAACAGAGGATACTTTAACTATAGAAGCTATGATAGCAACTGGATCAAAAGCCAATTTAAACAATTCTGTATTTATACCTAAAATATTAGAAATGTTAGATATAGAGATGGATCCATTAGATGTGGACATACTAAGAAGAGACTTATACGTAATAGATGGAGAAGAATTAGTATCTCCTATGTAA
- the rplU gene encoding 50S ribosomal protein L21 gives MYAIVKTGGKQYKVAEGDVLFVEKLEANAGDVVTLNEVLACTKDGELVVGAPVVEGASVQAKVVEQGKAKKVVVFKYKAKKDYRRKQGHRQPYTKIVIEKINA, from the coding sequence ATGTACGCTATAGTTAAAACAGGTGGAAAGCAATATAAAGTTGCTGAAGGTGATGTATTATTCGTTGAAAAGTTAGAAGCTAACGCAGGTGATGTTGTTACTTTAAACGAAGTATTAGCTTGCACTAAAGATGGTGAGTTAGTAGTTGGAGCTCCAGTTGTAGAAGGTGCTTCTGTTCAAGCGAAAGTTGTTGAACAAGGTAAAGCTAAGAAAGTTGTAGTTTTCAAGTATAAAGCTAAGAAAGACTACAGAAGAAAGCAAGGACATCGTCAACCATACACTAAGATAGTTATCGAAAAGATAAACGCTTAA
- a CDS encoding ribosomal-processing cysteine protease Prp yields MIKVKYYYNDDFSIKGFCLKGHADYAEIGYDIVCSAVTSNAIAVINSLDKLQKVEFDKVIGQEGHIECIVKDEFLNDAKLLLDHFQLAIEGIKREYPKNIKILKK; encoded by the coding sequence ATGATAAAAGTTAAATATTATTACAATGATGACTTTTCAATAAAAGGATTTTGTCTAAAAGGACATGCTGATTATGCTGAGATAGGCTATGATATAGTATGCTCTGCAGTTACATCAAATGCAATTGCAGTTATAAATTCTTTAGACAAATTACAGAAAGTTGAATTTGATAAAGTAATAGGACAAGAAGGTCATATAGAATGCATCGTTAAAGATGAATTTTTAAATGACGCTAAACTTTTATTAGATCATTTTCAATTGGCTATTGAAGGAATTAAACGGGAATATCCCAAAAATATAAAAATCTTAAAAAAGTAG
- the rpmA gene encoding 50S ribosomal protein L27, whose product MLNMNLQLLASKKGVGSSKNGRDSIAKRLGVKRFDGQVVTAGSIIVRQRGTKIHPGTNVGRGGDDTLFALVDGAVKFERKDKKRKKVSVYPVSIAE is encoded by the coding sequence ATGTTAAACATGAACTTACAGTTACTTGCATCTAAGAAAGGGGTAGGATCTTCTAAAAACGGTAGAGATTCTATAGCTAAGAGATTAGGTGTTAAGAGATTTGACGGACAAGTTGTAACTGCTGGTAGTATAATAGTAAGACAAAGAGGTACTAAAATACATCCAGGAACTAACGTAGGTAGAGGTGGCGATGACACTTTATTTGCATTAGTTGACGGTGCTGTTAAATTCGAAAGAAAAGATAAGAAGAGAAAGAAAGTAAGTGTATACCCAGTATCTATAGCTGAGTAA
- a CDS encoding FprA family A-type flavoprotein, with amino-acid sequence MSNVFEVKKDIYFTGVVDKDLKVFDIIMETEFGTTYNCYIIKDEKTVLFDTVKPNFKEEFLKNISEVTDVSDIDYVVIHHTEPDHAGSLKYLLDLNPNIEVFCTNAAKMYLTEQINKPFKCHVIKDGEVLNIGKRNLKFITAPFLHWADTMFTYVEEEKTLFTCDAFGCHFANVDADAVENEDYLKSSKHYYDCIVKPFAKHVLNAINKVVDLKIDFDTILTSHGPMLTKDPMAAVKRYLDWSTEVVNSTNQNQVAVFYLSAYTNTLEMAKKIKEGLISEGACVTLYDLEEMNLKEMHDAVVMSKVILLGSPTINRTMVKPMWDLFSTIDPMANQGKIAGVFGSYGWSGEGITMAENLLKSMAFKMPVETVKKKFFPCCQTLDECFNYGAEFAKLIK; translated from the coding sequence ATGAGTAATGTGTTTGAAGTAAAAAAAGATATTTATTTTACAGGAGTTGTTGATAAAGATTTAAAAGTTTTCGATATAATAATGGAAACTGAATTTGGGACAACTTATAACTGTTATATAATAAAGGATGAAAAAACTGTATTGTTTGATACTGTAAAACCAAATTTTAAAGAAGAATTCTTAAAAAATATTTCTGAAGTTACAGATGTATCTGATATAGATTATGTTGTTATACACCATACAGAACCAGATCATGCTGGTAGTTTAAAATATCTTTTAGATTTAAATCCTAATATAGAAGTTTTCTGTACAAATGCAGCTAAAATGTATTTAACTGAGCAAATAAATAAACCTTTTAAGTGTCATGTTATAAAAGATGGAGAAGTTTTAAATATAGGAAAAAGAAATCTTAAATTTATAACTGCACCATTTTTACATTGGGCAGATACTATGTTTACTTATGTAGAAGAAGAAAAAACTTTATTTACTTGTGATGCTTTCGGTTGCCATTTCGCTAATGTTGATGCAGACGCTGTTGAGAATGAAGATTATCTAAAGTCTTCTAAACATTATTATGATTGTATAGTAAAACCATTTGCTAAGCATGTTTTAAATGCTATAAACAAAGTTGTAGATTTAAAAATAGATTTTGATACTATATTAACTTCTCATGGCCCTATGCTTACAAAAGATCCTATGGCTGCTGTTAAAAGATACCTTGATTGGTCTACAGAAGTTGTTAATTCTACAAATCAAAATCAAGTTGCAGTATTTTACTTATCGGCTTACACTAATACATTAGAAATGGCTAAAAAAATAAAAGAAGGTCTAATATCTGAAGGCGCTTGTGTTACTTTATACGACTTAGAGGAAATGAATTTAAAAGAAATGCATGATGCTGTAGTTATGTCTAAAGTTATATTATTAGGATCTCCAACTATAAATAGAACAATGGTTAAACCTATGTGGGATTTATTCTCTACTATAGATCCAATGGCTAACCAAGGTAAAATAGCTGGTGTGTTTGGATCTTACGGATGGAGTGGAGAAGGTATTACAATGGCAGAAAATTTATTAAAATCAATGGCATTTAAAATGCCTGTTGAAACGGTAAAGAAAAAATTCTTCCCTTGTTGTCAAACATTAGATGAATGTTTTAACTACGGTGCAGAATTTGCTAAATTAATAAAATAA
- a CDS encoding YhbY family RNA-binding protein produces the protein MLKGKQRAHLRSIANTLKPATQIGKDGVTESFLEQLDDMLRVREIVKVTILETAGLDTKETANAVCEALRAEFVQAIGSKFTLYKKNMENPQIVFPGHEQAKAKVKVENMTKKGKATKKSYR, from the coding sequence ATGTTAAAAGGTAAGCAAAGAGCACACTTAAGATCAATAGCAAATACTTTAAAGCCAGCTACTCAAATAGGAAAAGATGGTGTAACAGAAAGCTTTTTAGAGCAATTAGATGATATGTTAAGAGTTAGAGAAATAGTTAAAGTAACTATACTTGAAACTGCTGGATTAGATACTAAAGAGACTGCTAATGCAGTATGTGAAGCTTTAAGAGCGGAATTTGTACAAGCTATAGGATCTAAATTTACATTATATAAAAAGAATATGGAAAATCCTCAAATAGTATTCCCTGGTCATGAGCAAGCTAAAGCAAAAGTTAAGGTTGAAAATATGACTAAAAAAGGAAAAGCTACTAAAAAATCATATAGATAA